A region from the Nocardia terpenica genome encodes:
- a CDS encoding MFS transporter, whose product MTSAPSRLAGSGRASTGFDRRLIVPMILGSVLNPVNSSIIAVSLVPIGIAFWAPPAETAWLVSALYLATAVGQPVVGRLVDLYGPRRLYLAGAVLTGIAGVLGVVAPALWVLVLARVILGFGTCAGYPASMYLIRSESERTGRDSPAGVLTALAVASQTIAVIGPTLGGLLIHLGGWRTTFAVNIPLALACLVVGWIRLPRTIAPQRGNRTGLDVPGIALFTAMLVALLLFVMHPGVARWYLPVLAVAAAGALVVRESRVDQPFLDVRVLGGNLPLLATYLRNLLTALVGYCFLYGFTQWTEEGRGLSATAAGLVLLPMSLTAIGVSALTGRRKEIRGKLIVGAIGQIIACALLLTMHAGVPMWLLVVTAIVMGLPQGLNNLANQNAVYYQADPARIGSSAGLLRTFMYLGAIGSAAASGAFLSHGPGVTGLHHLAVFMLVAAVLLMVLTLADRSLARVGHAPARDA is encoded by the coding sequence ATGACGTCGGCGCCGTCCCGGCTCGCCGGGTCCGGACGGGCATCGACCGGCTTCGACCGGCGGCTGATCGTCCCGATGATCCTCGGGTCGGTGCTCAACCCGGTCAATTCCTCCATCATCGCCGTCTCGCTGGTGCCGATCGGCATCGCGTTCTGGGCGCCACCCGCGGAGACGGCCTGGCTGGTATCGGCGCTGTATCTGGCGACGGCCGTGGGACAGCCGGTGGTGGGCCGCCTCGTCGATCTCTACGGGCCGCGGCGGCTGTATCTGGCCGGGGCCGTTCTCACCGGGATCGCGGGCGTGTTGGGCGTCGTCGCACCCGCGCTGTGGGTGCTGGTGCTGGCCCGGGTGATCCTCGGATTCGGTACCTGCGCGGGCTATCCCGCGTCGATGTATCTCATCCGCAGCGAATCCGAGCGCACCGGGCGCGACAGTCCGGCCGGGGTGTTGACCGCGCTGGCCGTCGCCAGTCAGACCATCGCCGTCATCGGTCCGACCCTGGGCGGCTTGCTGATTCACCTCGGCGGCTGGCGGACGACGTTCGCGGTGAACATCCCGCTGGCGCTGGCCTGCCTCGTCGTCGGCTGGATCCGGCTGCCGAGAACCATTGCGCCGCAACGCGGTAACCGCACCGGGCTGGATGTGCCGGGCATCGCGCTGTTCACCGCGATGCTGGTGGCGCTGCTGCTGTTCGTGATGCATCCGGGGGTGGCGCGCTGGTATCTGCCGGTGCTCGCGGTCGCCGCCGCCGGTGCGCTGGTGGTGCGCGAGTCGCGGGTCGATCAGCCGTTTCTCGATGTCCGGGTGCTGGGCGGCAATCTCCCGCTGCTGGCCACCTACCTGCGCAATCTGCTGACCGCCCTGGTGGGGTACTGCTTCCTGTACGGGTTCACGCAGTGGACCGAGGAGGGGCGCGGGCTGAGCGCGACGGCGGCGGGCCTGGTGCTGCTGCCGATGTCGCTCACGGCCATCGGGGTCTCGGCACTCACCGGGCGCCGCAAGGAGATTCGCGGCAAGCTCATTGTGGGCGCGATCGGCCAGATCATCGCCTGCGCCCTGCTGCTGACCATGCACGCGGGGGTGCCGATGTGGTTGCTGGTGGTGACCGCGATCGTGATGGGGCTGCCGCAGGGCCTGAACAATCTCGCCAATCAGAACGCCGTCTACTACCAGGCCGACCCGGCCCGCATCGGCTCGTCGGCCGGGCTGCTGCGCACCTTCATGTACCTGGGCGCGATCGGGTCCGCGGCGGCCAGCGGCGCCTTTCTGTCGCACGGTCCGGGTGTGACCGGGCTGCATCACCTGGCGGTGTTCATGCTGGTCGCCGCCGTACTGCTGATGGTTCTGACGCTGGCCGACCGCTCGCTGGCTCGTGTCGGCCACGCTCCGGCGCGCGATGCTTGA
- a CDS encoding alpha-ketoglutarate-dependent dioxygenase AlkB, with product MSTPLQGSLLDGFGELALGPLSRVRRTILSDGAWVDVLPGWLTGADLLFERLAARVPWQADRRQMYDRMVNVPRLLRYYGAHEPLPDPILAEARQALTEHYRPELGEPFRTAGLCYYRDGNDSVAWHGDTGGRGATVDTMIAIVSVGAPRALLLRPRGGGTSSIRHHLGHGDLLVMGGSCQRTWEHAIPKTRRPVGPRISIQFRPHGVH from the coding sequence ATGTCGACACCGCTGCAGGGATCGCTGCTCGACGGCTTCGGCGAGCTCGCGCTCGGCCCGCTGAGCCGGGTACGCCGGACCATACTGAGCGACGGCGCCTGGGTCGACGTGCTGCCCGGCTGGCTCACCGGCGCGGATCTGCTGTTCGAGCGGCTCGCCGCGCGGGTGCCGTGGCAGGCCGACCGGCGGCAGATGTACGACCGCATGGTGAATGTGCCACGGCTGCTGCGGTATTACGGCGCGCACGAGCCGCTACCCGATCCGATCCTCGCCGAGGCCCGCCAGGCACTGACCGAGCATTACCGCCCCGAACTCGGCGAGCCGTTCCGCACCGCGGGCCTGTGCTACTACCGCGACGGCAACGACAGCGTCGCCTGGCACGGCGACACCGGCGGCCGCGGAGCCACCGTCGACACCATGATCGCCATCGTCTCGGTGGGCGCACCCCGAGCCCTGCTGCTACGCCCACGCGGCGGCGGAACATCCAGCATCCGCCACCACCTCGGCCACGGCGACCTACTCGTCATGGGCGGCTCCTGCCAACGCACCTGGGAACACGCAATACCCAAAACCCGCCGCCCGGTCGGCCCCCGCATCAGCATCCAATTCCGCCCCCACGGCGTCCACTGA
- a CDS encoding CPBP family intramembrane glutamic endopeptidase — protein MSLTTRPDRIILIGGAAVYLAALLVLVCTEHTGLRYSSDTAATRPLVGLWLPGLVGVGLALLVPPKRAVPQPLSGLEPRRAARQGWYLAGLAVAFAVAINLVHGANDWFIGLKLVLLLGPLVLRWATVREWAGLGLRGRWLRPLPGAIGFLAVTNLLWPWHGGAANVTVLLVGFVMNAVIEEIFYRFWLQTRLEIRYGRWPAIVVSALLWSVWHAAIQGGDGLGIDLAAAIAGKGGTGLFLGYLWSRYRNPWILLAVHGFVNAPIGMLLGSR, from the coding sequence ATGTCTCTCACTACGCGACCGGATCGGATCATTCTGATCGGCGGAGCCGCGGTGTATCTCGCCGCTCTGCTGGTACTGGTCTGCACCGAGCACACCGGGCTGCGGTACTCCAGCGACACCGCGGCCACCCGGCCGCTGGTCGGGCTGTGGCTCCCGGGGCTGGTCGGGGTGGGGCTGGCGTTGCTCGTGCCGCCGAAACGGGCTGTGCCCCAACCGCTGTCGGGGCTCGAGCCGCGGAGGGCGGCGCGGCAGGGCTGGTATCTGGCGGGGCTGGCGGTGGCGTTCGCGGTGGCGATCAATCTTGTGCACGGCGCGAACGACTGGTTCATCGGGCTCAAACTCGTGCTGTTGCTCGGCCCGCTGGTGCTGCGCTGGGCGACGGTGCGGGAATGGGCCGGGCTCGGGCTGCGGGGGCGATGGCTGCGGCCGCTGCCGGGGGCGATCGGGTTCCTGGCGGTCACGAATCTGCTGTGGCCGTGGCACGGTGGAGCCGCGAACGTCACGGTCCTGCTGGTCGGTTTCGTCATGAACGCGGTGATCGAGGAGATCTTCTACCGATTCTGGCTGCAGACACGGCTGGAGATCCGGTACGGCCGCTGGCCCGCCATCGTGGTCAGCGCCCTGCTGTGGTCGGTCTGGCACGCGGCGATCCAGGGCGGCGACGGGCTGGGCATCGACCTAGCCGCCGCGATCGCGGGCAAGGGCGGGACCGGACTGTTCCTCGGCTACCTCTGGTCGCGCTACCGCAACCCGTGGATCCTGCTGGCGGTCCACGGATTCGTCAACGCGCCGATCGGGATGCTGCTGGGATCGCGCTAG
- a CDS encoding FAD-dependent oxidoreductase, with protein sequence MERTTCLVAGGGPAGIVLGLLLARAGVEVTVLEKHGDFLRDFRGDTVHPTTIDLLDELGLGEQFAKLPQRKVTSVQLPLRGGMFTFANLDHLPGPHKYVAMVPQWDLLDLLVRAADAEPTFRVLMNTEATDLVRESGRVVGVRYRTKDGETGEIRAELTVACDGRASTLRAAAGLSSHSWATPFDVWWFRIPRNDTDPAGILGAVAARRVAIMFDRGDYWQSATLIGKGTDAELRQQPVGVIMASLAEIVPWLADRADAVRDWGDVKLLDVKLDRLDRWYVDGLLCIGDAAHAMSPVGGVGINLAVQDAVAAARILAPALLAARVTTADLARVQRRRIVPTMVIQGMQRVLHARFVAPAVAGELDVASVEDPPLGLRVFRRLPLIRDLPPYLVARGVLPEHAPEFARRR encoded by the coding sequence ATGGAGCGTACGACCTGTCTCGTCGCCGGCGGTGGTCCGGCCGGAATCGTGTTGGGGCTGTTGCTGGCCCGCGCGGGCGTCGAAGTGACGGTGCTGGAGAAACACGGCGACTTCCTGCGCGACTTCCGCGGCGACACCGTGCATCCCACCACCATCGACCTGCTCGACGAGCTCGGCCTGGGGGAGCAGTTCGCGAAACTGCCGCAGCGCAAGGTGACCTCGGTGCAGCTGCCGTTGCGCGGCGGCATGTTCACCTTCGCGAACCTGGATCACCTGCCCGGCCCGCACAAGTACGTCGCGATGGTGCCCCAGTGGGATCTGCTCGACCTGCTGGTCCGCGCCGCCGATGCCGAACCCACCTTCCGGGTGCTGATGAACACCGAGGCGACCGACCTGGTGCGCGAGTCCGGCCGCGTGGTCGGTGTCCGTTACCGGACGAAAGATGGTGAGACGGGCGAGATTCGGGCCGAGCTCACGGTCGCGTGCGACGGCCGCGCCTCCACCTTGCGGGCGGCGGCCGGGCTGAGCTCGCACAGCTGGGCGACGCCGTTCGACGTGTGGTGGTTCCGGATTCCCCGCAACGACACCGATCCCGCCGGGATACTCGGCGCGGTGGCCGCGCGGCGGGTGGCGATCATGTTCGACCGCGGCGACTACTGGCAGTCCGCGACGCTGATCGGCAAGGGCACCGATGCGGAGCTGCGGCAGCAGCCGGTCGGCGTGATCATGGCGAGCCTGGCCGAGATCGTGCCGTGGCTGGCCGACCGCGCCGACGCCGTGCGCGACTGGGGCGACGTGAAGCTGCTCGACGTGAAGCTCGATCGCCTCGACCGCTGGTATGTCGACGGGCTGCTGTGCATCGGCGACGCCGCGCACGCCATGTCGCCGGTCGGCGGGGTCGGCATCAATCTCGCCGTGCAGGACGCGGTCGCCGCCGCGCGCATTCTCGCCCCGGCGCTGCTGGCCGCCCGGGTGACCACCGCCGATCTGGCTCGCGTGCAACGCCGCCGGATCGTGCCGACGATGGTCATCCAGGGCATGCAGCGAGTTCTGCACGCGCGGTTCGTCGCTCCGGCGGTGGCGGGCGAGCTGGACGTCGCCTCCGTCGAGGATCCGCCGCTGGGGCTGCGGGTGTTCCGGCGGCTGCCGCTCATCCGCGACCTGCCGCCGTACCTGGTGGCGCGCGGCGTATTGCCCGAGCACGCACCGGAATTCGCGCGCCGCCGCTAG
- a CDS encoding DUF4334 domain-containing protein, translating to MTGTDTPTARLRELRFGGCTPGQAWELFDSLPAVRVDEITTGRWGGDELDTGHPWAGVLVESGWYGKQFDSAEVVQPLLFAGADGAVFPIDPRRVPLVLAGRVPQSGVRLARTLLPVLRPILRTRAPRARLRNLEFRGKVGAAMIYDHLPIIDVFRLVDDETLLGVMDMRGMRDPYFFVLRRDRS from the coding sequence ATGACCGGCACCGATACGCCCACGGCACGGTTGCGCGAACTGCGGTTCGGCGGTTGCACCCCGGGGCAGGCGTGGGAGCTGTTCGACAGCCTGCCCGCGGTCCGCGTCGACGAGATCACCACCGGGCGCTGGGGCGGCGACGAACTCGACACCGGACATCCGTGGGCCGGGGTGCTGGTCGAATCCGGTTGGTACGGAAAGCAGTTCGACTCGGCCGAGGTCGTGCAGCCGCTGCTGTTCGCGGGCGCGGACGGCGCGGTGTTCCCGATCGATCCCCGCCGCGTCCCGCTGGTCCTGGCGGGCCGCGTCCCGCAGTCGGGCGTGCGGCTGGCCCGCACCCTGCTGCCGGTGCTGCGCCCGATCCTGCGCACCCGCGCGCCGCGGGCCCGCCTGCGCAACCTGGAGTTCCGCGGAAAGGTCGGCGCGGCAATGATTTACGACCACCTGCCCATCATCGACGTGTTCCGCCTGGTCGATGACGAGACCCTGCTCGGCGTGATGGACATGCGCGGCATGCGGGACCCGTACTTCTTCGTGCTGCGCCGCGACCGCTCCTGA
- a CDS encoding serpin family protein, producing the protein MQTSLQAHVVAANALTGRWCAAAGSGDFVLSGCGAWPLLALLADAAAGPGRAELAAAVGLPADEARAAAVRLLTDIEAADTVAAALGVWVRRDIALRERWVRALPADTVGTLTGQADLDAWASGHTGGLIDRFPLTVTPDTLLTLATAVVAKTAWREPFHDDVLEPQDGPWRGHRGPGLFRHSRGLGDASILRGGVPVTRIDVRGGGDLDVHLLLGEADPGEVLGIGLGALDGSVEARTDLPIGTRGPGLIVRETRAVADTVRLAVPPFAIRSSHDLLSLPAVFGLSDTARSGGFPAISDTPLRVDRAAQQALARFTREGFEAAAVTAVQMVRAALAHPRPAVEISATFDRPFGFLAVHRPTGLVIVAGWVATPPL; encoded by the coding sequence GTGCAGACCAGCCTGCAGGCACATGTGGTGGCCGCCAACGCTCTCACCGGGCGCTGGTGCGCCGCGGCGGGCAGCGGCGATTTCGTCCTGTCCGGATGTGGCGCGTGGCCGCTGCTGGCCCTGCTCGCCGACGCCGCGGCCGGGCCGGGCCGCGCGGAACTGGCTGCGGCCGTGGGACTCCCGGCCGACGAGGCGCGCGCCGCGGCCGTGCGCCTGCTCACCGATATCGAGGCGGCCGACACCGTCGCCGCCGCGCTGGGCGTGTGGGTACGCCGCGATATCGCGCTGCGCGAGCGGTGGGTGCGCGCGCTGCCCGCCGACACCGTGGGCACCCTCACCGGGCAGGCGGATCTCGATGCGTGGGCGAGCGGGCACACCGGCGGGCTCATCGACCGCTTCCCGCTGACCGTCACCCCCGACACGCTGCTCACCCTGGCCACCGCCGTCGTCGCCAAGACCGCGTGGCGCGAGCCGTTCCACGACGATGTCCTCGAACCGCAGGACGGCCCCTGGCGCGGGCATCGCGGACCGGGGCTGTTCCGGCACTCGCGCGGCCTCGGCGACGCCTCGATCCTGCGCGGTGGCGTGCCGGTGACGCGCATCGATGTCCGCGGCGGCGGCGATCTGGATGTCCATCTGCTACTCGGCGAGGCGGACCCGGGCGAGGTGCTCGGCATCGGGCTGGGCGCGCTCGACGGTTCGGTGGAGGCCAGGACCGATCTGCCCATCGGCACCCGGGGGCCGGGCCTGATCGTCCGGGAGACCCGGGCCGTCGCCGACACGGTACGACTCGCGGTGCCGCCGTTCGCCATTCGCAGCTCACACGACCTCCTGAGCCTGCCCGCCGTCTTCGGTCTGTCCGACACGGCGCGCTCCGGCGGCTTCCCGGCCATCTCCGACACGCCCCTGCGCGTGGATCGAGCGGCCCAGCAGGCCCTGGCCCGCTTCACCCGCGAGGGTTTCGAAGCCGCCGCGGTCACGGCCGTCCAGATGGTCCGAGCCGCCCTGGCCCACCCCCGCCCGGCCGTGGAAATCTCGGCAACCTTCGACCGCCCCTTCGGCTTCCTCGCCGTCCATCGACCGACCGGCCTGGTGATCGTCGCGGGATGGGTGGCGACACCTCCGCTGTGA
- a CDS encoding ArsB/NhaD family transporter codes for MVEQVEEQPEVGDAGPKPAWRPSLLDWVRVGLLVGGLLCVATGLLPRAEAAANMRRIGPLLLFLGSVIVLAHLARRARVFDVIAHRVAIVGRGNYAALFVLCVLFAAATTAVLNLDTTAVLLTPVMLALAGPARIAPLPLAMTTLWLANTASLLLPVSNLTNLLAANRVGLDGTGFAARLWLPQLASIVVTMACLWVWYWRRRRRGADRYLPPRPVRPANGRERALLYTTAAACLLFIAAIPVVGDRIGLAATVAAAVAVAAFAILDRAALRWSLIPWQLLIFVIGLFLVVPTLGRWGLSDLMHALIGTDPGAAGAFRAAAAGAGLADVANNLPAYTAGEAVVPVANRNQLLALLIGTNVGSVVTPWASLATLLCLEFCRTHGVRVPMRRFVATGFALAVTATAAAVGALLLTG; via the coding sequence GTGGTCGAGCAGGTCGAGGAGCAGCCGGAAGTCGGTGACGCGGGCCCGAAACCGGCGTGGCGGCCGAGCCTGCTGGATTGGGTTCGGGTGGGGTTGCTGGTCGGTGGGTTGCTGTGTGTGGCAACCGGATTGCTGCCGCGGGCGGAGGCCGCGGCGAATATGCGGCGGATCGGGCCGCTGCTGCTGTTTCTGGGCAGTGTGATCGTGCTGGCGCATCTGGCCCGGCGGGCGCGGGTGTTCGACGTCATCGCGCATCGGGTGGCCATCGTGGGGCGCGGCAACTATGCGGCACTGTTCGTGCTGTGCGTGCTGTTCGCCGCGGCGACCACGGCGGTGCTCAATCTGGATACGACCGCGGTGCTGCTCACCCCGGTCATGCTGGCGCTGGCCGGGCCCGCGCGCATCGCCCCGCTGCCGCTGGCGATGACGACGCTGTGGCTGGCCAATACCGCGAGCCTGCTGCTGCCGGTGTCCAATCTCACCAACCTGCTGGCGGCGAATCGGGTCGGGCTGGACGGCACCGGATTCGCGGCGCGCCTGTGGCTGCCGCAGCTGGCGTCGATCGTGGTGACCATGGCTTGCCTGTGGGTGTGGTACTGGCGGCGACGCCGACGCGGCGCGGACCGGTACCTGCCCCCGCGGCCGGTGCGGCCCGCGAACGGACGTGAGCGGGCGCTGCTGTACACGACCGCGGCGGCCTGCCTGCTGTTCATTGCCGCGATTCCGGTCGTCGGCGACCGGATCGGGCTCGCCGCCACCGTCGCCGCGGCGGTCGCCGTGGCGGCCTTCGCGATTCTCGATCGCGCGGCGCTGCGCTGGTCGCTGATTCCGTGGCAGCTGCTGATCTTCGTGATCGGCCTGTTCCTGGTGGTGCCGACGCTGGGCCGGTGGGGCCTGTCGGATCTGATGCACGCGCTGATCGGCACCGATCCCGGTGCGGCCGGGGCATTCCGGGCCGCGGCCGCGGGAGCCGGGCTGGCCGATGTCGCCAACAATCTGCCCGCCTACACCGCCGGAGAGGCCGTCGTCCCCGTGGCGAATCGGAATCAGTTGCTGGCGTTGCTGATCGGCACCAATGTGGGATCGGTGGTCACGCCGTGGGCGTCGCTCGCCACGCTGCTGTGCCTGGAGTTCTGTCGCACCCACGGCGTCCGGGTGCCCATGCGCCGCTTCGTCGCGACCGGATTCGCGCTCGCGGTGACCGCCACGGCGGCCGCGGTCGGCGCGCTTCTACTCACCGGATAA
- the nusB gene encoding transcription antitermination factor NusB produces the protein MADQPADKKSQYKKLGARHKARRRAVDLLFEAEARDIDPAELLAERVQLSVRDEQVAPVNPYTGTLVEGVADDLDRVDATIESYLQDWTLPRLPAVDRAILRVAVWELFHATDVPPVVAVDEAVELAKELSTDDSPGFVNGVLGRVVEVAPQVRAAAAATRVADRSDPEA, from the coding sequence GTGGCGGATCAGCCTGCGGACAAGAAGTCCCAGTACAAGAAGCTCGGAGCCCGGCACAAGGCCCGCCGCCGCGCGGTGGACCTGCTGTTCGAGGCCGAGGCCCGCGATATCGACCCGGCCGAGCTGCTCGCCGAGCGCGTGCAGCTGTCGGTCCGCGACGAGCAGGTCGCGCCGGTGAACCCCTACACCGGCACCCTGGTCGAGGGCGTCGCCGACGATCTGGACCGGGTCGACGCCACCATCGAGTCCTACCTGCAGGACTGGACGCTGCCCCGGCTGCCCGCCGTGGACCGCGCCATTCTGCGGGTGGCGGTGTGGGAGCTGTTCCACGCCACCGACGTGCCGCCGGTGGTGGCCGTCGACGAGGCGGTGGAGCTGGCCAAGGAGCTGTCCACCGACGACTCCCCGGGTTTCGTGAACGGCGTGCTCGGCCGCGTGGTCGAGGTGGCCCCGCAGGTCCGGGCCGCGGCCGCGGCCACCCGCGTCGCCGACCGCTCCGACCCCGAGGCGTAA
- the efp gene encoding elongation factor P, with translation MADTSDFKNGLVLKIDGNLQQIVEFQHVKPGKGPAFVRTKLKNVLSGKVVDKTFNAGVKVETATVDRRDMTYLYHDGSDYIFMDGDTFDQIHISGQVLGGAEKFLLENMSVQVATHEGEVLYVELPVTVELEVTHTEPGLQGDRSSAGTKPATLETGAEVQVPLFINQGDKLKIDSRDGSYLGRVSA, from the coding sequence GTGGCGGACACGAGTGACTTCAAGAACGGCCTCGTGCTGAAGATCGACGGCAATCTCCAGCAGATCGTCGAGTTCCAGCATGTGAAGCCGGGTAAGGGTCCCGCCTTCGTGCGCACCAAGCTGAAGAACGTGCTGTCCGGCAAGGTGGTCGACAAGACGTTCAACGCGGGCGTCAAGGTCGAGACCGCGACCGTCGACCGCCGGGACATGACCTACCTGTACCACGACGGGTCGGACTACATCTTCATGGACGGCGACACCTTCGACCAGATCCACATCAGCGGCCAGGTGCTGGGCGGCGCCGAGAAGTTCCTGCTGGAGAACATGTCGGTGCAGGTGGCGACGCACGAGGGTGAGGTGCTCTACGTGGAGCTCCCGGTCACCGTCGAGCTCGAGGTCACCCACACCGAGCCGGGCCTGCAGGGCGACCGCTCCAGCGCCGGCACCAAGCCGGCCACCCTGGAGACCGGCGCCGAGGTGCAGGTTCCGCTGTTCATCAACCAGGGTGACAAGCTGAAGATCGACTCGCGCGACGGCAGCTACCTCGGCCGTGTCAGCGCCTAA
- a CDS encoding M24 family metallopeptidase codes for MSGDHGAPRPDYAARRAALRNLLVENGVDALLVTDLVNIRYLTGFTGSNAALLVYSWDTAEDRTVICTDGRYITQVGEQVPDLRAEIARASARRIVELAGEWQTGRVGFESHVVTVEEHHAFVEQGTGLELVPAPHLVEQLRLVKDAYEVERLRAACAAADAALATLLERGGLRPGRTERQVARELEWLMFEHGAEAVAFETIVATGANSAVPHHRPTDAVLAAGDFVKLDFGAKIGGYHSDMTRTLVLGEPSDWQREVYELVYAAQKAGREALKPGVACADVDAAARSVIEAAGHGELFVHGLGHGVGLRIHEAPGLAKTGTGTLLGGVALTVEPGVYFPGRGGVRIEDTLVVRDGGPELLTLTSKELTVVD; via the coding sequence ATGTCTGGTGATCACGGCGCCCCGCGCCCCGATTACGCGGCCCGGCGTGCCGCGCTGCGGAACCTGTTGGTGGAGAACGGGGTCGACGCCCTGCTGGTAACCGATCTGGTCAACATCAGGTACCTGACCGGCTTCACCGGGTCCAACGCGGCGCTGCTGGTGTACTCGTGGGACACCGCCGAGGACCGCACCGTGATCTGCACCGACGGCCGCTACATCACCCAGGTCGGCGAGCAGGTGCCGGACCTGCGCGCTGAGATCGCCCGCGCCAGCGCGCGCCGCATCGTCGAACTGGCCGGGGAGTGGCAGACCGGGCGGGTCGGCTTCGAGAGCCACGTCGTCACCGTCGAGGAGCACCACGCCTTCGTCGAACAGGGCACCGGCCTGGAACTGGTCCCGGCGCCGCATCTGGTCGAACAGCTGCGGCTGGTCAAGGACGCCTACGAGGTCGAACGGCTGCGGGCCGCCTGCGCCGCCGCCGACGCCGCCCTGGCCACCCTGCTCGAGCGCGGCGGGTTACGCCCGGGTCGCACCGAGCGGCAGGTCGCGCGCGAGCTGGAATGGTTGATGTTCGAGCACGGCGCCGAGGCGGTCGCCTTCGAGACCATCGTCGCCACCGGCGCGAACTCCGCGGTCCCGCACCACCGCCCCACCGACGCGGTGCTGGCCGCGGGCGACTTCGTCAAACTGGACTTCGGCGCGAAGATCGGCGGCTACCACTCCGACATGACCCGCACCCTGGTGCTCGGCGAGCCCAGCGACTGGCAGCGGGAGGTGTACGAGCTGGTGTATGCCGCGCAGAAGGCCGGTCGCGAGGCCCTGAAACCGGGTGTGGCCTGCGCGGATGTCGATGCCGCCGCGCGCTCGGTGATCGAGGCCGCGGGCCACGGGGAGTTGTTCGTGCACGGGCTCGGCCACGGCGTCGGCCTTCGTATCCACGAAGCGCCCGGGCTCGCCAAGACGGGCACGGGTACACTCCTCGGAGGCGTGGCGTTAACCGTCGAGCCAGGTGTGTATTTCCCCGGCCGCGGCGGAGTCCGAATCGAGGATACGCTCGTGGTTCGCGACGGGGGGCCCGAACTGCTTACGCTTACCAGCAAAGAGTTGACCGTCGTCGACTGA
- a CDS encoding prepilin peptidase: protein MDSTLPLRGRTMSIRLEDVDLVAGLLPTACSHLLELSTFRDRDSHGGRAGITMVDMTVLALLVLFGWCAALSVADLRWRRLPNPLTLGGAVAILGYALAHGQGVAAAAGALLLAGPYLVVHLAAPAACGAGDVKLAVGLGAAAACGGGGAWVWAALAAPALTALLGVVAILVRTCRIRAAPGPSPLPHGPSMCLSTLVALLVAR, encoded by the coding sequence ATGGATTCCACGCTACCGCTGCGGGGCCGCACCATGTCCATCCGTCTCGAAGATGTCGACCTGGTGGCGGGATTGCTACCCACTGCCTGTTCACACCTGTTGGAGTTGTCCACATTTCGTGATCGAGACTCCCACGGCGGCCGCGCGGGCATCACCATGGTCGACATGACGGTCCTCGCCCTGCTCGTGCTGTTCGGCTGGTGTGCCGCGCTGAGCGTGGCCGATCTGCGGTGGCGGCGGCTGCCGAATCCGCTCACCCTCGGCGGGGCGGTGGCGATCCTCGGCTACGCGCTCGCGCACGGGCAGGGGGTAGCGGCCGCGGCGGGCGCGTTACTGCTGGCGGGGCCGTACCTGGTCGTGCATCTGGCCGCCCCGGCCGCGTGCGGGGCGGGCGATGTGAAGCTGGCCGTCGGCCTGGGCGCGGCGGCGGCGTGCGGGGGCGGCGGGGCGTGGGTGTGGGCGGCGCTGGCGGCCCCGGCGCTCACCGCGCTGCTCGGTGTCGTCGCGATCCTGGTGCGCACCTGCCGGATCCGCGCCGCGCCCGGCCCGAGCCCGCTGCCGCACGGGCCGTCGATGTGTCTGTCGACCCTGGTGGCCCTGCTGGTGGCGCGATGA